The Haloprofundus salinisoli region TCGGCGAGATGGGTATCTTCTGAGTCGACGGCGACTCCCTTCCGGCGCGAGGGACCCGTCGACGCCGTATCGGTAGACGCTTCTGTCGGTTCTCGCAAATAGTGAACCGATGAGCAGAGGGGCCGACCCCGCCCGTCGCTCCGAGACCGTCGGAGCTGCGCTGGTCGTCGTCTCCGCGTTCGGTTTCGGCACGCTGGCGGTGCTCGGACAGTTCGCGTTCGACGCCGGGCTGAACGTCCCGTCGGTGCTCGTGCTGCGCTTTACGCTGGCGACAGTTCTCGTCTGGACTCTCCTCGCCGCGCGCCGACGCCGGTCCGACGCGTCCGAGCGACTGCGACTCCGCGGACGACTCTTTCTCACCGCAGTTGGACTCGGCCTCGTAGGATACACTGGACAGAGCGCGCTGTTCTTCTGGGGACTCGAATATCTCACCGCCGGCGTGACGACGTTGGTGCTCTACACCTACCCGGCGTTCGTGCTCGTCCTCTCGGCGCTGGTTCTCGGCGAACCGCTGACGCGACGGCGACTGGTTGCCCTCCCGCTCGTGCTCGGCGGGGTGGCGCTCGTCGCGGGCGTCGACCCGGCCGGCGTCTCGCCCGTCGGGGTCGTCATCGTCCTCGGGTCGGCACTCGTCTACTCCGGCTACATCGTCGTCAGCCGCGTCGCCCTCGCGGACACCGACGGCCTCCTGCTCGCGGGGCACGTCCTCCCGGCGGCCGCCGTGTCGTTTTTCACCTACGGGACCGCCACCGACTCGCTGGCGTTGCCGACGACAACCGACGGGTGGTTGGCAGTCGCCGGTATCGCCGTGCTCTCGACCGTGGTCCCCGTCGTGACGTTCTTCGGCGGACTCCGGCGAATCGGTGCCTCGCGGGCCGGCCTCGTCAGTACGGTCGAACCGATAGTCGCCGTCGTACTCGGGGTGCTCCTGCTCAGCGAACCCTTCCCGCCGACGACGTTCGCCGGCGGCGCGCTCGTCCTCGTCGGCGTCTGGCTCATCCACGCAGAGTCAGGCTGACTGGTCAGGCCGTCTCGCGGAGTTTGCTCGGTGCCCGGTCGGCGGTCGACGCGTCCACGGCTTCCTCGGCCGCACAGCGGCGACAGTAGCTGTTCGACCCTTCCTGATGCGTCTTCACCGGAACCCCGGCGAGGTAGGTCTTCTCGGCGAACGTCCGCGTCACGCCGCCGCGGGCGCGCTCACCGCAGACAACGCAGCGCTGGGTCTCGTCGGCGGGTTCGGTGTCGATCTGTTGCTTTCGGCCGAACGTGGTGAGCGACTGCGCTCTGTTCAGTCGGTCCCGAATCGGCGGGAACAAGAGAAGTCCGGCAGCCAGGAGCGACGTTCCGAGCACCAAGCCGCCGACGCCGGAGATGCCAGTGGAAAACACGGCTATCGACATGAACACGAGCAGGCATCCGACGACGACGCCGCCCGCCGTCGCGAGGTCGACCCCCCAGTTCGAGCGGCTCTTCGACCGGCCGTCGACCCACCGCTCGGTGCCGTCGGCTCTCAGTTCCGCCCGCGACGCGCCGGGCGAGTAGCGATACCACGCGTAGACGGCGTTGCCGAGACCGTAGGTGAAGACGAACAACAGGACGTGGACCGGAATCGACCCGACCCCGCGCTTCTTGACGACGACCCGGTCGCCGTAGTCCTGTTCTATCTCCCAGCCGTGGACGGTGTACTCGCGGACTCGCTGCCGGAAGGACGACAGCGTTGCGTTCGGGCCCGACTCGGTGGAGGAGGAGACGGCCGTTCCGCACTGCGAACAGAACGACGCCCCCGACGTGAGACGAGCGCCGCAGTCCGCACAGAAGTTCGGCGTCTTCGATTCGGGAACCATCACCGAAAATCGACACGCAGGAAACAAGTAATTTGTGTGACTCGACTCGCCGCTCAGTCGAGTCTCGCCATCGCTTCGGTTCGACCGCGGAGGAACTGCTCGATGGTCGCGTCGGCGGTCGCTTTCCGTTCTTGGAGCGCGCCGTGTCCGGTGCCGCCGAGCAGCGCGAGTCGGCCGTCGGGGATCCCGGCGACCGTCTCGCGCAGTATCTCTTCGGTGAAGAAGTGGTCGTGCGCGCCGCCGATGACGAGCGTCGGCGCGTCGATGTCGACGAGTCGACGCCTCGTGTCGTGTTCCAGGCAAGCGCGACAGGAGACGTGCACGTCCGAGCCGACGATGGGGTCCGGAACCAAGACGTCGCCGAACAGTCGAAGCAGCGGCGGGTAGAAAAGCGATCGATAGCCGCCGTACGTCACGGCGACGCTGTCGAGGAGAATCTCGCGCCAGTCGTCCCGTTCGGCCCACGACGACCACCGACCGAGGGTGTCGGCACCCTGCTGGCCGACGTAACAGCCGCTGACGCCGAGGACGAGACGCCGAGTCAACTCGGGGTAGTCGGCGGCGAAGTGCTGGGCGATCAGCCCACCCATCGAGAGGCCGAGA contains the following coding sequences:
- a CDS encoding DMT family transporter translates to MSRGADPARRSETVGAALVVVSAFGFGTLAVLGQFAFDAGLNVPSVLVLRFTLATVLVWTLLAARRRRSDASERLRLRGRLFLTAVGLGLVGYTGQSALFFWGLEYLTAGVTTLVLYTYPAFVLVLSALVLGEPLTRRRLVALPLVLGGVALVAGVDPAGVSPVGVVIVLGSALVYSGYIVVSRVALADTDGLLLAGHVLPAAAVSFFTYGTATDSLALPTTTDGWLAVAGIAVLSTVVPVVTFFGGLRRIGASRAGLVSTVEPIVAVVLGVLLLSEPFPPTTFAGGALVLVGVWLIHAESG
- a CDS encoding zinc-ribbon domain-containing protein; the encoded protein is MVPESKTPNFCADCGARLTSGASFCSQCGTAVSSSTESGPNATLSSFRQRVREYTVHGWEIEQDYGDRVVVKKRGVGSIPVHVLLFVFTYGLGNAVYAWYRYSPGASRAELRADGTERWVDGRSKSRSNWGVDLATAGGVVVGCLLVFMSIAVFSTGISGVGGLVLGTSLLAAGLLLFPPIRDRLNRAQSLTTFGRKQQIDTEPADETQRCVVCGERARGGVTRTFAEKTYLAGVPVKTHQEGSNSYCRRCAAEEAVDASTADRAPSKLRETA
- a CDS encoding alpha/beta fold hydrolase, with the translated sequence MRNRIDYGHLDGRHPYHRVGNGPRQLVVFPGLSDPLSGREPSRLVAELLVNYAYRRYTDEFTVWVISRPRGMPAGHTTRDMAADYAEVVSDIGSASILGLSMGGLIAQHFAADYPELTRRLVLGVSGCYVGQQGADTLGRWSSWAERDDWREILLDSVAVTYGGYRSLFYPPLLRLFGDVLVPDPIVGSDVHVSCRACLEHDTRRRLVDIDAPTLVIGGAHDHFFTEEILRETVAGIPDGRLALLGGTGHGALQERKATADATIEQFLRGRTEAMARLD